A single genomic interval of Pectinophora gossypiella chromosome 22, ilPecGoss1.1, whole genome shotgun sequence harbors:
- the LOC126376976 gene encoding ankyrin repeat domain-containing protein 7-like has translation MPLQSDLELAFSRYQPPVPTVMGRSRCDVTLSWPQPHLVFLAGELLYRVERKEKMPRWVVVYSGGKTTKRIDNLAPCSPHKFRLQVIVKATAVPHLADTAIDYYGSEEAAYEALGEELLKDIELVKRESNKDTCKDNASGENDNVIDKDMTTYNEEVEERTHQLKPKNKSWLESQWSDFLCTSTESEGTSTVCFCMAVQGGYLKQVQILLEERPALIDIVNTTNGYTPLATAVRKGDMNMVRHLLAAGAALEQRSCGGRTALHLAVLDTSLPLVDLLLERGADFQARDINELRVEHYAVDSGDLPTLRHILARGGDVTVIDNNGWTPLFRAVCQGASTAMVQELVRRGSDIDIVDAAGLSLAAAARVTTRQYDRARDSLLRLVDSQYPRAVAVANFTRLTKKISSVHSLLRL, from the exons ATGCCGTTACAATCCGACCTTGAACTCGCATTCTCCCGCTATCAGCCGCCAGTCCCAACAGTGATGGGGCGCAGTCggtgtgacgtcacgctaagcTGGCCGCAGCCACATCTGGTGTTTCTCGCGGGAGAGCTGCTGTACAGGGTCGAGAGGAAGGAGAAGATGCCACGTTGGGTCGTGGTCTACAG TGGCGGCAAAACCACGAAGAGAATAGACAACTTGGCTCCATGCAGCCCTCACAAGTTCCGGCTGCAGGTGATAGTGAAAGCCACGGCCGTACCCCACCTCGCTGATACAGCTATTGACTACTACGGTAGTGAAGAAGCAGCGTATGAAGCACTTGGTGAAGAGCTACTGAAAGATATTGAACTGGTGAAGAGAGAATCTAATAAAGATACTTGTAAAGATAATGCTAGTGGTGAAAATGATAATGTTATAGATAAAGATATGACAACTTATAATGAAGAAGTCGAAGAAAG AACTCACCAACTAAAACCAAAGAATAAGAGCTGGTTGGAGTCACAATGGTCGGACTTTCTGTGCACGAGTACGGAGTCGGAGGGCACGTCTACCGTCTGCTTCTGTATGGCCGTGCAGGGAGGGTACCTCAAACAG GTGCAGATATTGCTGGAGGAACGTCCAGCTTTAATAGACATCGTCAATACCACCAATGGATACACGCCGCTCGCTACAGCCGTTAGAAAAG GTGACATGAACATGGTGCGCCACCTGCTGGCCGCGGGCGCGGCGCTGGAGCAGCGATCGTGCGGCGGTCGGACCGCGCTGCACCTCGCCGTTCTCGACACCAGCCTGCCGCTAGTGGACTTGCTGCTGGAGCGAGGAGCTGACTTCCAG GCTCGCGACATAAACGAACTCCGCGTGGAACACTACGCGGTGGACTCGGGCGACCTGCCCACCCTGCGACACATTCTGGCGCGGGGTGGTGACGTCACAGTCATTGACAACAACGGGTGGACGCCGCTTTTTAGGGCAG TGTGCCAGGGTGCGTCGACGGCGATGGTGCAAGAGCTGGTGAGGCGGGGCAGTGACATCGACATAGTAGACGCGGCGGGGCTGTCCCTGGCGGCGGCCGCGAGGGTCACCACCAGGCAGTATGAC CGGGCGCGCGACTCGCTCCTGCGGCTGGTAGACTCGCAGTACCCGCGCGCGGTCGCCGTCGCCAACTTCACGCGACTCACCAAGAAGATCTCCAGCGTGCACTCGCTGCTCCGGCTCTAG
- the LOC126377021 gene encoding cell surface glycoprotein 1 isoform X1, translated as MGETYGPERRRPEIESPIMTTGQIRDVIEAVETLESRMQEAKHNASHAARQPQPPVPHQYRVHEEPEPAPARDEFPRAPPGYFLPPGAPHTLQSVMRPDRPDRTRAPPPPPYRRPSGPELPPRRPPHGPSPPPSYPPKPSFPLSMPITHGMPKKPYGKPGYGRLPPMQRPMSPIPPMKAMPPLPPMPYPKPTFVPPKQQQHNKQYQKQKQPPLPPMQPVSNAVQNIIVGKPGPVKATSPTQSQTLSLGRTDIIANQVVKSQITLPGGPGADVVSSSGQQLVTGSSGQIILGKPMDHPVPLDQQMTPTQHYSVNAPPTYPTDPIPGKPNMQDNEVKSSDFIGESTDPSPMQPAVNTGFKPNTIVIESGFKPIIREPLMDRTGGDYSAPSGPSTANRREDTDVDVDYDDSPQPINNHAFNTPSDKITQSFEPMFIPSPPDTLLPTNDRTKEVFPSNHAKEDRPHPVYVKSDNELNSLFSKKNMDKEVPSDMVMESDRVSPHYLPPDPKVPKEPSQKLSSANEETFTTYDGKIVSAATLTSVPDEKHTTKLFSSKLPATSELLLKGPQFGPFRGEIPPAVAGSISKTTTEMEKGTNTRTNLKLVNTFVPQDDTELDAEGSEHHDVKLFQKGDLTKFEPDETTSDETKEDTTTDIELMGAVKGELLREIKETIAEVKDETKHTKPHKKDKEEKKDEFTESSTKEGSQLKTKAALSSKPKHAYYEPDKLMQFSMQDDYITDYNDGEDMLKSKKRRDLTTATEQSAEQNVIRNKRGANNQIDFQINSKSVASRLCWSHLLLLPLFIRFF; from the coding sequence ATGGGCGAAACATACGGGCCGGAACGCCGGCGACCGGAGATTGAATCGCCGATAATGACCACCGGACAGATCCGCGACGTGATCGAAGCCGTCGAGACCCTCGAGAGCCGCATGCAGGAGGCGAAACACAACGCGTCACACGCGGCGCGACAGCCGCAGCCACCCGTGCCGCACCAGTACCGCGTGCACGAGGAGCCTGAGCCGGCGCCGGCGCGCGACGAGTTCCCGCGCGCACCGCCTGGATACTTCCTGCCGCCCGGCGCGCCGCACACGCTGCAGAGCGTCATGCGGCCCGACAGGCCAGATCGGACGCGcgcgccaccgccgccgccctACCGCCGCCCCTCGGGCCCCGAGCTGCCGCCGCGTCGGCCACCGCACGGCCCCTCGCCGCCCCCGTCCTATCCGCCGAAGCCGAGCTTCCCGCTGTCAATGCCGATCACGCACGGCATGCCTAAGAAGCCGTACGGCAAGCCTGGCTACGGCCGCCTGCCGCCGATGCAGCGGCCGATGTCGCCAATTCCACCGATGAAGGCGATGCCGCCGCTGCCCCCGATGCCGTACCCAAAGCCGACGTTTGTGCCGCCGAAGCAGCAGCAGCACAACAAACAGTATCAGAAGCAGAAGCAACCGCCGTTGCCGCCAATGCAGCCGGTGTCGAACGCGGTGCAGAACATAATAGTCGGCAAGCCGGGGCCGGTGAAGGCGACGTCGCCGACACAGAGCCAGACGCTCAGCCTGGGGCGCACGGACATTATCGCAAACCAGGTGGTAAAGAGCCAAATCACTCTGCCGGGCGGGCCAGGCGCGGACGTAGTCTCTTCAAGCGGTCAGCAGCTGGTGACAGGCTCCTCAGGGCAGATCATTCTCGGCAAGCCGATGGACCACCCGGTACCACTAGACCAGCAGATGACGCCCACCCAACATTACTCCGTGAACGCACCCCCCACTTATCCGACTGACCCTATTCCCGGGAAACCGAACATGCAGGATAATGAAGTCAAGTCTTCTGATTTCATCGGTGAGTCGACGGACCCGTCGCCGATGCAGCCGGCAGTGAACACCGGGTTCAAGCCGAACACGATTGTGATAGAGAGCGGCTTCAAGCCGATCATCCGCGAGCCGTTGATGGACCGCACGGGCGGCGACTACTCCGCTCCTAGTGGCCCGAGCACTGCCAACCGCCGCGAGGATACTGACGTCGACGTCGACTACGATGACTCGCCGCAACCCATCAACAACCACGCCTTCAACACGCCCAGCGATAAAATCACACAATCTTTCGAGCCGATGTTCATTCCGTCCCCTCCCGATACGTTGCTGCCCACTAACGATAGAACGAAGGAAGTATTTCCCAGTAATCACGCCAAAGAAGACAGGCCGCACCCCGTCTATGTCAAGTCAGACAATGAATTGAATTCGTTGTTCAGCAAAAAGAACATGGATAAAGAAGTACCTTCGGACATGGTCATGGAATCTGATAGAGTTAGTCCTCATTATTTGCCCCCAGATCCTAAGGTACCTAAGGAACCGTCTCAGAAGCTATCATCAGCCAACGAAGAGACTTTCACGACATACGATGGAAAGATTGTTTCCGCTGCGACCCTTACGAGTGTTCCTGATGAGAAACATACCACTAAATTGTTTTCTTCTAAACTCCCCGCTACCTCCGAACTATTACTCAAGGGTCCTCAATTCGGGCCGTTCCGAGGGGAAATCCCCCCGGCCGTAGCCGGGTCCATAAGTAAAACCACCACTGAGATGGAGAAAGGAACAAATACTCGTACAAATCTAAAGCTAGTGAACACCTTCGTTCCACAAGACGACACAGAGCTAGACGCTGAAGGAAGCGAGCACCATGATGTGAAACTATTTCAGAAAGGTGACTTGACGAAATTCGAACCGGACGAAACAACTAGTGATGAAACAAAGGAAGACACAACAACCGACATAGAACTCATGGGAGCGGTGAAGGGTGAACTGTTGagagaaataaaagaaacaatagcTGAAGTAAAAgatgaaacaaaacacacaAAACCGCACAAGAAAgataaagaagaaaagaaagatgAATTTACTGAATCTTCTACAAAGGAAGGGTCGCAACTAAAAACTAAAGCAGCATTAAGTAGCAAACCGAAACACGCGTACTATGAGCCTGATAAGCTGATGCAGTTCAGTATGCAGGATGACTACATAACCGATTATAATGACGGCGAGGATATGTTGAAAAGTAAGAAACGACGAGACCTCACTACTGCAACCGAACAAAGCGCCGAACAAAACGTCATACGAAACAAGAGGGGGGCTAACAACCAAATTGATTTTCAAATTAATTCCAAAAGTGTAGCCAGCAGGCTATGCTGGTCACATCTACTGCTACTACCTTTATTTATTAGATTCTTTTAA